CGACCGAGAAGACGACCGCGTGATCAGGTCCTCCGGCAAGATCCTCGGCGACGGCGAGTCGAGGCGCAGCAGTGTCGGCGTTCCGATCGGTGGGGGTGACCTTCTTGGCGTCTGGGATGAGCCAGGTGGTCTCGGCACGCGGTCCTACACCCGACAGGCCTTTACCTTGTATCTCGGCCACCACATACGACCCCACCTGTTTGAGGTGGGAGCCGCTTCCGGGCGTTACGTGGAGGTCTGTCGGTCCGTTGAACACCACTTCGCCCGTCCGCGTGTCGACCACCCACGCGATAGTCGCGGTCTTGCCTTCAGGCTTCCCGTCCGCGGCGCAGAGCACCTGGTCGGGCCCGTTGACGAAGCACTTCACGAAGTCAGGCCCGGGGTCAATACTCACCGGGGAGAACAGGGGCCTGCCGGTGCTGAGGTCCAACCCAACGAGCCACCTTCGAGGGTCCGTCGTACTCATCGCCATGAAGTAGGCGCGCTTTTCCATGGCACCGACGAATGGCTCAGCCTCGTGAGTCAACTCGGTATCGGCGAAGACGGCAGATTCGGGCAGTCCCAGGTCCGTCATCCGCACGCGCCATCCGGGAACCGGACGGACCCGCATCGGTGAGGAGAGCAACGCCTCCGGGGGAGCTTGCCAGTCACCGCGATGGAACGTCGCCGCGCTGTCGCTTGTCGGAGGGCGCGTCACAAAGATGACGACGCCTGTGATGACGACGAAGATTGCCACTGCGATTGCCGTGACGATCATGAACCGGCGGGCGCTCGGTGGAATGGCGTGTCTACCTTCGGAATCGAGCACCACCAACGAACACCCCCTCGCCGCGCAGTCTATCCGCCGGTACGCCTCACGCCGTGAACGATCCGCGCAGTCCGTGCGTTAGTACCTGTTTGATTGCTGCGAGAGGGAACTGGATGACACAACCGACCCTGGTGTGGGTGCCGGGCGCCTGCCATGGCCCGTGGGCCTTCGAAGAGGTCTCGTCGAGGTTCACCGGACTGGGCTGGGAGACGCGCGTGGTCGAGTTGCCGAGCGTCGCGCCGAGTTCTTCCGCGCGGCGGGGCATGCACGCCGACGCGCAAGCCGTACGCTCCGTGATCGAAAGCGTGGGCGGCCCGGTCGTGGCCATCGCTCACTCGTACGGCGGGATACCTACCACGCAGGGTTGTGCGGGGCTGCCGAACCTGCGGCGGATCGTCTACCTCGCGGCATTCCTCCTCGACGAGGGCCACTCGATGCTGAGTTACAGCGGCGAGCACTTCCGGTGGCCGATCGACGGTGAGGTGACCATGCCGCCGAATCCGCGGGAGGCGGCTTACAGTGACCTGTCCGATTCGCAGGCCGCATGGGCCATCGAGCAGTTGTTGCCGGTCAGCGTCGCCGCGTTCGACGAAGCGTTGACCGCGGCGGCTTGGCGACACGTACCGTCGACGTACGTGATCTGCGAGAACGACCGGTCGCTGTTGCCGTGGCGGCAGGAGAAGATGGCCGTACAGGCGACGGAGATCCGCCGCCTGCCGACCGGTCACTCCCCGTTCCTGTCTCACCCCGCGATGCTCGTGAATCTCGTCTGCGACATCGTCGGTGAGTGACCCTTGCCCGGACCGGGATTCGCGAGCCAACGTGCCGCGACCAGGGCTGCGACCATGACGACGACGCAGTGGACACCCTGGTCTTTCAGGCCCCACGCCACCGAGGTGAGCGTCGCCGCGCCCGCGGTGCACAGCAACAGGCCCACCGCCACACTGCGCATCCCGGTCGAGGGCACCGATCCACCGTCCCACAGCGGCAGCGGATTGTTCTCCAGCGGGCGCAGCGCCACGAATGCGATACCGACCAGCGCTGTCATCAGCACCATCTGCACGATCGACAGGGCGACGAAGCCGGGTGAGGTGGGGTCGTAGCGGTCGAGCCCGGCATAGTCGAACACCAGGTGCATGCCGAGCAGCAGCGGCATGTGCCACAGGTACAGCGTCATCGCGCCGGAGTTGCCGATCGCGGCCAGCCACCACACGCGGGGCCGCTGGGCCCACCGCGTGATCGCCGGTGCCAGCGCAATCGCGAACGCGCACAGCATGATCGCATGCCCGGCCAGCAACAGTGACGGCGGCGTCATGTTCTTGAGCTGTTGGGTCTCGATGCCGACGAGGCTCAATTCGTAAGGGCCGAAGTACAACAGCGCGAGGTTCACGCCGAACATGCCAAGGCCGATCCGCAGCGCCGCGGGGGCGGAAAGCAATTGGCGGCGGTAGGCGACACCGAGCATGGCGGGGATCAACCACACCACGGTGTTGAGATAGCCCAGTGCGGTGTAGCCGTCGACATTGACTCGCACCGCGTCGACGACCGCGATGAACATGTAGGTGCCGACCACCGCGCCAACGACGTGACCGGTGGTGGCGATGCGCGCCAGCAGCGGCACCGCGGCGAGCACCAGGACGTAGGCACCAAGAAACCACAGCAACTGCGTCGAGATGCCCGCGACCGGTTCGTACACGTGCACCGGGAGAATCGACCGCAGCACCACGAGCGCCACCGTCCAGAACGCCAGGTAGTAGAACACCGGGCGGTACAACCGGGCACAGCGGCGCAGCAGCCAGCCACCCCACGGGGTACCGGGCCGCCACGATTGCACACAGGCCGCGACCCCGGCGAAGAAGAACAACGGCATGATCTGGAACACCCAGGTCAGCGCCTGGAACACGGTCGAGGCGGTGAGCAGGTTGCTCCAGATGAACACGTCGTCGCGGATCGTGCTGGTCGCCATGACGGTGTGACCCAGCACCACACCCACCAGGCTCACGATGCGGATGACGTCGATGGCGCGGTCACGGTCGGCCGGAGTGTTCGCCGCCACCTCGGCGGGGGTCGGGAACAGGGCGGCTCTCGCGTTTGCTGTCATGCGTTGAACGCTATTGGGCGGCGACGCGCGAGTCTCTAGGTAGAAGCACTCAATTCGGCGCGCTCGGCCCGTTTCTGTCGGGCTTCCTCCACCAGGATCGCGACGAGGCAGATCACCGCGAGCACCGCGACGCCGAGTGCGAACGCGATGCCGGTGGGGCGCAGACCCCAGTGTCGCGCCGACAGGCCCTCACCGACCACCGGCAGTGAGATCGCGATGTACGCGACGACGAAGTACGTCGAGCTGACTTCGGCTCGGCGTCCGGGCGGGGTCTTCTCGGCGATCGCGGCGAGCCCTCGGCTAAAGCTCATGCCCTGCCCGATACCGGACACCACGGCGGCGGCGATCAGCGCGGCGAGCGACGAGAAGAGCAGCGCCGCAGTGAGAATCAGCATGCCGACGATGAGGATGGCGCACCCGACGGCCACCGCGCGCCCCGGCGGCACCCGGTTGGCGAAGACCTGCGTGACGGCCGAGGCCGCGAAGATGGAGCAGGCGATCGCACCGGCCACGGCGTGGTTTCCGACACCGATGACGTTCGACAGGAACGACGGTGCCACCGCCGTGTACATCCCGGTGACGGCGAAACCCGCGAACGCCGCGATCGCCGCGATGACGAAGACGGTCCGCACCTCCGGTGGCACCGAGAGCCGCTGCAGCCCGATGGTGCCGGACCGGCTCGACGTCTCGGGGACGGCGAGCACGGCGGCGCCGGCGATCACCGCCATCGCGATGTGGACGAGGAACGGTAGGTGCAGCGGTTGGGGTGCGTATTCGACCAGCAGACCCGCCAGCAGCGGCCCCGCGCCCAGGCCGCCCATGTTGGCGACGGTGGCCACCGCGGCTGCGCGCGTGCGCCAGGCCGGCGGTGCGGCCTCGATGACGGCCGCGGTTGCGGTTCCGGTGAACAGGCCCGCGGACACCCCTGAGAACACCCGGCCGACCAGCAGGGTCGGTACCGAGTCGGCGGCCAGGAACACCGCGGCGCTGATGAGCGCGGCCACCACGCCGGCCAGCAGCATGGGGCGTCGGCCCACGGCATCCGACCAGCGGCCGAATGCCAGCAACGCGAACAGAACGCCACCGGCGTAGGTGGCGTAGATGACGGTGGTGGTGAGCACGGCGAAGTGCATGTGCTCGGCGTAGAGCGCGTACATCGGGGTCGGCAGCGTGGTGCCGACCATGATCGCGGCAAAGGCATACGCCAGGAGGGCAAACGAGAAACGCCGAGTGTGGGGCACGGTGCGATCAACGCCCGTGCGTTGTCGACCTAATCCCCACACTCGGCGTTCGGTCAGTGTGAAATCGCTTTCTCGGCGCCGACACCGGTCAGCGACCGGACCTCCATCTCGGCGGCGATGGTGGGATCCTCGTCATCCGGCGAGGTCAAGGTGCCGATGATGCCGAGTACGAACGCCAGCGGGATCGACACGATGCCCGGGTTGGCCAGCGGGAAGAAGTCGAAGTCCGCGCCGGGGATCATCGCGGTCTTCGAACCCGACACCGCGGGTGAGAACACGATCAGCACGATCGTCGAGATCAGGCCGCCGTACATGCTCCACAGGGCGCCGCGGGTGTTGAACCTCTTCCAGTACAGCGAGTACACGATGGTCGGCAGGTTCGCCGCAGCCGCGACCGCGAATGCCAGTGCCACCAGGAACGCGATGTTCTGGCCGTTGGCCAGGATGCCGAGGCCGATCGCGAGGACGCCCAGCACGATGGCGGTGATACGGGAGACCCGAACCTGCTCGGTCTCGGTCACCTTGTGCGACTTCAGCACACTGGCGTACACATCGTGCGCGAACGAGGCGGACGCCGTGATGGTCAGCCCCGCGACCACCGCGAGGATCGTGGCGAACGCGACGGCGGAGATGATGCCAAGCAGGATCACGCCGCCGAGTTCGAATGCCAGCAGCGGGGCCGCCGAGTTCACCCCACCGGCCGCGCCGAGGATCCGGTCGGGGCCGACCATGGCCGCCGCGCCGTAACCCAACACCAGCGTGAACAGGTAGAACGCGCCGATCAGCGCGATCGCCCACACCACCGAGCGGCGGGCTTCCTTGGCCGTGGGCACGGTGTAGAACCGCATCAGCACGTGCGGCAGGCCCGCGGTGCCGAGCACGAGTGCCAGCGCAAGCGAGATGAAGTTGATCTGCGAGGTCAACGATCCGCCGTACTGGGCACCCGGGGCCAGCACGTCGCGGCTGGCGACACCCTGGGTGGTGGATTCCGAGATCGCCGCCTGGGCAGAGCCGAGGATGTCGGACAGGTTGATCCCGAACTTCACGAGCACCATGACCGTCATGAGGCCGGCGCCTGCGATCAGCAGGACGGCCTTGATGATCTGCACCCATGTGGTGCCCTTCATGCCGCCCACCAGGACGTAGACGATCATCAAAACGCCGACGACGGCGATCACCAGCGACTGGCCGGAGCGGCTGTTGATATCGAGCAGCAGTGCGACGAGGCCGCCCGCGCCGGCCATCTGGGCCAGCAGGTAGAACAGCGAGACCGTCAGCGTCGACGTGGCGGCGGCCAGGCGCACCGGGCGCTGTTTGAGCCGGAAGCTCAGCACGTCGGCCATCGTGAATTTCCCTGTGTTGCGGAGCAATTCAGCCACCAGCAGCAGGGCGACGAGCCATGCCACGAGGAAGCCGATGGAGTACAGGAAGCCGTCGTAGCCGTAGACGGCGATGGCGCCGGCGATGCCGAGGAAGCTTGCCGCCGACAGGTAGTCACCGGCGATCGCGATTCCGTTCTGCGGGCCGGAGAAGCCGCGACCGCCGGTGAAGAATTCTGTTGCGGTGGCGTTGCGCTTGCTCGCGCGGATCACCACGAACAGTGTGACGATGACGAAGAGGCTGAAGATGCCGATGTTCGCCGCGGGGTTGCCGACGGTTTCGGCGGCGTGGAGTGTGACGTTCACTTCGCGGCCCCTTCGAGTTCCTCGCGGATGGCCGCGGCGCGCGGATCGAGTTCCTTGTTGGCGAACCGCACGTAGAGACCGGTGATGACGAACGTCGACACGAACTGGCCGAGGCCGATGATCAGGCCGACGTTGATGTTGCCGATCACCTGGATGGCCATGAAGTCATGGGCGAAGGCCCCCAGGGCCACGTACAGGCCGTACCAGATCAGGAAGAACGCCGTCATGGGGAAGACGAAGCGACGCAGCCTGCTGCGCAGCTCCTTGAATTCGGGGCTGGCCTGCATGGCCATGAATTGCGCACCGCTGGGTGCGTGTCGCGTGGGTAGATCGGTTTCGGACACCGTGACTCCTGACATCGACTGTGGGCGGGCTCGCGCATGAACCTAATTGAGATGTGAGTCACATAGGGGATTGCCCGCGCAGCGTACGCCGAAACCGGTCAGTGCTGCGCTCAGCGGTCGGTCAGCGACGTTGAACGGCGAGCGTCATCTCCTCGGCGTCCTCATCGACAGACGACAACCTTGCCCACCATCCGCCCGGACTCCACCAACCGATGCGCCTCGCGCAGGCTCTTCGCCTCGAAACCGTCGATGGCCGTGGTCAGCGTGGTTCGCAGCTCACCCCGGTCGACCAGGTCGGCCGCGGCCGCCAGGAGCCGTTGCTGTCCGGCGATGTCATATCCGGTCAGCGGTCGCGTGAACATCAGTTCCCAATGCCACGCAATGCTTTTCGTCTTCAGCCCGACCAGATCAAGACCTTCTGGCTCGTCGATCGCGGTGATGTGCCCGAACGGCCGCACGATGTCGGCGTAAATCTCGACGTTGCCCGCGGAGTGCGGGGAGAACAGGTAATCGACCCCGTCAGGCGCGACGTCGAGTGCCTGCGCACGCAGCTCGTGATGGTCGATGACCTCGTCGGCGCCCAGGTCACGTACCCACTGGCGCGACTCGTCGCGGCTCGCGGTCGCGATCACGCGCACACCGGTCAGCTTCTTGGCGAGCTGGATCATGACGGATCCGACACCGCCCGCCGCGCCGAGCACCAGCAGGTCACCCTGCGAGCCTGCGGTGAGGCCGAACCGTTCGAACAGCGTCTCCCACGCCGTGATCGTGGTGAGCGGCATGGCCGCGGCGTCCCGGAACGACAGGGAGCGGGGTTTGCGGGAGACGATGCGCTCGTCGACCGCGTGCAGTTGCGCATCGGTGCCGGGCCGGCTGATGTCCCCGGCGTACCAGACCTCGTCACCGACGGCCAACGTGGTGACGTCGTCACCGACGGCCTCCACGACTCCTGCGGCGTCGAACCCGAGGATGGTCGGTTCCGTCGACGGCGGCAGGCTGCGGCGACGTTTGATGTCGACCGGGTTCACCGACACCGCCTCCACACGCACCAGCACGTCGTGCGGACGCAGTTCGGGGACGTCGATCGTGATGTCCTGCAAGGAATCCGGATCATCGATGGGCAGAGCGGCGAACGCTGCGACGGCAGTCATGGTGGGCATGCGGCCGATGCTAGACCTCGGACCTAGGTGTTGTTCAAGGGCGATAAGTGTCACCGGGGGAAGCATTGCTGGTCGGCGAGACGCTGTTGTCCTCGCAGTACGCTTCAGGTCCGGCAAATGAGAGGTGTGCGCATGGTCAGGCCGTGCCCGACGGGACGTCACGATCACCACAACGTGTACTCGGAGAGCTGCCCCTGTCGCGCGCTGTTGGACCTGCTCGCCAACAAGTGGTCGGCGCTGATCATCGGTCTGCTGGAGGAGCAGGGCGCGGTGCGGTTCACCGAACTTCAGGCACAACTGCCCGGGGTGGGCGCCAAGATGCTCACCCGCACATTGCGGCGGCTCGAGGGTGCGTCGCTGGTGGCCCGGACGGTGTATCCGGAGGTTCCCCCGCGCGTCGAGTACAGGCTCACCGAGTTGGGCGTCAGCGTGTCCGAGCCGTTGGGGCAGGTGCGGGCGTGGGCCGAGAACAACATCGATCAGATCGAACGGCTCAACCCGAACTGGGAGCAGTAACGTTCACCGGCGCTCACCGCGACTGCGGCACGCGTTCGACGCCCATGCCGAGCCGTTCCGGTACGTGCATGCGCGCGAAGATCTGCGCGACGGCGGGCCCGCTCAGCGTCGATCGGGTGAACAGGCTGATGAGGATCATCGTCAGGAATGCCAGTGGCACGCTCACCGCGGCCGGATATCCGATCATCACCGCGGGCCACCCGTCGAGGACGTTCTCGTCGACGCCACCGGCGACCGCGATGAGCACCGCGCTGCCGCACACCAATCCGCCGACCACCAGTCCGCACACCGCGCCCACCACGGTCAGGCCACGCCACCATATCCCGAGCACCAGCAGCGGGCACAGCGTCGACGCCGCAACTGCGAACGCCAGCCCGACACTGCGGGACAGCTCAAGCCCGGATACGAACAGCGACAACGGAAGCGGGATGATCCCGCCGATCACGGCCGCGACCCGGAAGTCACGCACCCGGCCCCGCAGCACGTCGGTGGCCAGCGCGCCGGCGACGCTCACCAGCAGGCCCGACGACGTCGCCAGGAAGGCGGCGATCGCGCCGGCCGCCACCAGCGCGGCCAGCAGTTGGCCGAGCGCGCCGCCGATCGCGGCGCCGGGCGCCAGCAGCACCGCGGCATCGGCCGTTCCGGTGATCAGCAGCTGAGGTACGTACAGCCGGGAGAACACGCCCAGCAGTGTGGGAAACAGGTAGAACAGCGACAGCAGTGCGATCACCGCCAGCGCGGTGCGCCGCGCGGCCCTGCCGTCCGGGTTGGTGTAGAAGCGCACCAGTACGTGCGGCAGGCCCATCGTGCCGAGGAACGTCGCGACGATGATCGACACCACCTGGTACAGCGGGTGCCCGCCGCCCAGACCACCGCCGGAGGCCAGCCACTGCGAGCCGGTACTCGGCGTGCCGGCGACAACGGGAGTGGCCGCGCCCGCATCGAGGGTGAGGGTGGTTCCCGCGTCGAGCGTGTGGTCGCCCCGGCTCCCGATCGGCGCGGCCTCGACGTCACGGCCGTCGAGGGTTCCGGTGACCGTGATCCCTGCCGGTTCGACGACGCGGACGACGACGTCGGTGTCGATCGCGACGGTGGTCTGCTGGTCGACGCTCGGCGGCAGCGGACCGCCCAGTTCGCCGCGGTCGCTGATGAACAGGCCGAGCAGGGCCAGCGCCGGTATCGCGATCGCGGTGAGCTTGAGCCAGTACTGGAATGCCTGTACGAAGGTGATCGAGCGCATGCCGCCCGCGACCACGTTGGCGATCACGATCGTTCCGACCAGCAGCGGGCCGATCCAGACCGGAACGCCCAGCAGCGTTTTCAGCGCCAGCCCGGCGCCCTGGTACTGCGGGGCCAGGTAGAACACGCAGATCACCACGACGACGAGCATCGCGACCTTGCGCAACCACGCCGAGCCGAGCCGGAATTCGGCGAAATCGGGCACGGTGTAGGCGCCGGAGCGGCGCAGCGGGGCGGCGACGAACAGCAGCAGGCCCAGGTAGCCCGCGGTGAAACCCACCGGATACCACAGCGCGTCGGCGCCGTACTTGGCGATCAGTCCGGCCACCCCCAGAAACGATGCGGCCGAAAGGTATTCACCGGAGATGGCGGCGGCGTTCCACCGGGAGCCGACGCTGCGGGAGGCCACGAGGAAGTCGGACGTGGTGCGCGAGAACTTCACACCGTAGGCGCCGATCGCGATGGTGGCGACGGCGGCGAACAGCAGTGCGGCGGCGGTGAGAGGGGAGCCGGTCATGGTTCGCTGTCGACCACGCGGACGAAGTCCCGCTCGCCCTGTTCGGCCAGCCGGACATAGATGCGCCCCACCCCGTAGAGCAGGGGATAGATCAGCCCGGCCAGGATCAGCCAGTTCAGCCGGATCCCGAACACGCTGAGTGCCGCCAGTTGCGGTGCGGCCGTGGTGAACAGCACCACGGCCGCGACGATCGAGACCACCACCGCGGCCAGGCGCAGCGCCAGCCCGAGTTGGGCGCGCATCAGCCCCCGCACGAGCGCATCGCCCACCTGCGTCTGTTCCTGCACCTCGATGCGGGTGCGGACCATACGGGCGCCGCGGCGGTGGGCGAGCACCACGCGTTGTCGGCCGGCGGCGGGCCGCGAATTCTGGCCAGTCCGCTCCCCGCTAGTCATCGGCACCGGTCGGTTTCAGGTTGCGCATGGGGTCGCGGATCAGCCGATCGCGCAGTTCCCGGGCCTGCCTGCGGCTCACCGGCAGTTCGACCGCGGGCGAGGCGCCGTTGGCACGCAGGCGCACCAGCACCGCACCGTCTGCCGTGCGCAGCCCGGTCACCTGCCGCAGCGAGACCAGATACGACCGGTGGATCCGCTGGAACCCGTGGTCGCGCCAGCGGGTCTCCAAGGTGCTCAACGGGATTCGTACCAGGTGTGCACCCGTGGCCGAGTGCAGCCTGGCGTAGTCGCCCTCGGCTTCGACCCAACCGATGCTGTCGCGCGGCACCAGGTGGGTGATGCCGCCGAGTTCGGCGGGGATCACCGCGGATTCCTGATCGTCCGGTGGCACGTCGGCCGTCGGCGCGGGTGCGGCGCCCACCCGGCGCACCGCCTCGTCGAGGCGGTTCTGCCGGATCGGCTTGAGCAGATAATCGACGGCGCCCACGTCGAACGCCGCGACCGCCTTGTCGTCATGGGCGGTGACGAACACCACCGCGGGCCGGTGCGCGAAGTTCGTGAGGACACCGGCGAGTTCGATGCCCGAGAGCCCCGGCATGTTGATGTCGAGGAACACCGCGTCGATGGTGTGGCGGTTCAACTCGCGCAGCGCCGAGGTGGCGTCGGAGGCCGTGAGGACCTCGGCGACATCGGGGTTACGGCCCAGCAGGTAGGCCAGCTCGTCGAGGGCGGGAGCCTCGTCGTCGACCGCGAGTACCGTCAGCGCGCGTCCGCTCATCCGAATGCACCTCCGCCGGCGTGCACACCGGATCGGAACTTCGGTACCCGCATCATGACCTTGGTTCCTGCTCCTATCGCCGTCTCGACCACAAGACCGTAATCGTTGCCGAACGCCGCGCGCAGGCGATGGTCCACATTCGTCAAACCCACGTGGGCGCCCTGGTCGGTGCGATCGGCGAGCGCATCACCGTGACCGGCCTTCAGGATTTCCGGATCCATGCCGGCGCCGTCGTCTTCGACGGAGATGACGCAGTCCGCGCCCTCGTCGCGTGCGATGATCTCGACCGTTCCACCGCCCTGACCCGCCAGCCCGTGGCGCACGGCGTTCTCGACGAGCGGTTGCAGCGCGAGGAACGGCACCACGACGTTGAGCACCTCGGGTGCCACCTGCAGCCGCACCTTCAGCGACTGCCCGAACCGGGCGCGCTCCAGGGTGAGGTAGCGGTCGATGTTGCGCAGCTCGTCGGCGAGCGTCGTGTACTGGCCGGCGGCCCGGAACGAGTACCGCGTGAAATCGGCGAACTCCAGGATCAGCTCGCGGGCACGGTCGGGGTCGGTGCGCACGAACGACGCGATGGTGTTGAGCGCGTTGTAGATGAAGTGCGGGCTGATCTGCGCGCGCAGTGCGAGCACCTCGGCGCGGTCCAGCCGGGCGCGTGACGCGTCGAGTTCGGCGAGTTCGATCTGGCTCGCGGCGTATCGCGCCACCTCGCCGATGGCGCCGAGCATGCCCGGTCCCGGTGTGTTCGCGGTGACCACCACGAGAGCGCCGAGCACGTCCCCGCTCTCGGTGAGCAGCGGTTGGGCCACCACGGTCATCGGTCGGGCGCCGGTGAGCATGCGGCGCTGGTCGGCGATCGAGTCGCGGGCCGTGCTCGTGCAGGTGTCGACAATGTCGGTCTGCCACAGCGCGTCGTCGTCGGGGTCGAGCGCGAGCAACTGGCCGTCACCGTCGAACAGCGCGAGTCCCTGCGTGACCGTGAGCCCGCGCAGGTACGGCGCCGCGGTCTGCGCGGAGTCGGTGTCGAGGCCGCGGCGCAGCGCGCGTGCCGCCGACGATGCCGTGTGCAGGGCCGCGTGCACGGCGCGCTCGGTGGGCGTGGCGACGACGCGACGGGTGCGCACCACCACGACCGCGACCACGGCCGTCAGCATCAGCGCCGACGCCAGCGCTATCGCAACCTCGAACGACACTGTTGAGACACTATTGGAGGCACTACTGAACGGGGCAGGCGTATTGCTGCGCCACGCTCATGACCCGCTGTTGCGCGCCCGGCCCGATGACACCTTGTGCCGCCAGTTCCAAACCGATGTAACCGGGAATGCCGCCCACACACGCCTGATGGGCAACGCGCCACGCCGTGTCCGGGTTCAGGTGATAGCCGTTGCGTTCCAGGCCCTGCATGTACTCGTCGAACGCCGGTGTGCCCTGGTCGGGAATGGCATGTGCCACGGCGGCCAAGGCGATCGCGGTCCCCACCGCGGCAACAAAAGGCGCAATCACACGTTTCACGTCGTTCTCCAGGGGCGTCACCGGCAAATATGGCTACACGTTCGCACACCGCACCGACACAGGCGTCGGAAATCCCGCAAAGGCGTCCCATCTGACCCGATCCCAGGCCGGTGCCGCGCGTCTAAACTGACCAGGTGCCCACCCTGCAGCTAGTGCAAGATCCAGAAGCCGACGCGCTGTTGGAGTCCAACCCGTTCGCGCTGCTCGTCGGCATGCTGCTCGATCAGCAGATCCCGATGGAGACCGCGTTCGCGGGGCCCAAGAAGCTCGCGGATCGCATCGGCAAGGTCGACGCCACGCACATCGCCGAGTACCACCCCGACGAGTTCGCCGAGAAGTTCTCCGAAACCCCTGCCGTCCACCGCTTTCCGGGCTCGATGGCCAAGCGGGTCCAGGCGCTCGCGCAGGCCGTCGTCGACGACTACGACGGTGACGTCACGGCGATCTGGACCGGCGGCGACCCCGACGGGCCCGAGGTGCTGCGCCGGCTCAAGCGACTGCCCGGGTTCGGTGACCAGAAGGCCCGGATCTTCCTGGCGCTGCTGGGCAAGCAGTACGGCGTGACACCGGACGGCTGGCGCGAGGCCGCGGGCGACTACGGCAAACCGGGCACCTACATGTCGGTCGCCGATGTCGTTGACGCCGGGTCGCTGCAAAAGGTCCGCGCGTACAAGAAGGACATGAAGGCCGCCGCGAAGGCCGCCAAGGCCAAGTAGGCAAGTAGCCGATCAGAACGGTGCGCCGTCGAAGCGTTCCCGCGTGGCGATCTCGGAGACCGGCTTGCGGGTGAGCCTGGTGGGCTGGTGGGCGGGCTTGCCGAGCGGCAGGATCGCGGCGACGGCGTAGTCGTCGGGAATGGCGAGCAGCTCTTTGATCTTCGGTTCCTCGGCGATCGCCATCGTGGTGAGCACGCCGCCGAAACCCTCGTTGCGGGCCGAAAGCAGGATGTTCCACGCGAACGGGTACACCGATGCGCCGGGCACCACGCCGATCCGGTCGAGGTGCTGATCGAGCGCCGCGACCACCCCGAGATCGACACAGACGACGACCACGACCGCGGCATCGACCAGTGGTGAGGCGCGGGGGACGTCGACCGTGACGAGGTCTTCTTCGGTGACGGCGGTGCCGTGCAACGGGTTCCACGGATTCTCGCCGATGCGCTTCTGGGCGATGTAGCGGCGCCATCCGGTGACGCTCAGATCGGCAAGCTTCTCTCGGGTCTCACGGTCGCGGACCACCACCAACCGCGTGCCCTGCCGGTTACCGCCGCTGGGCGCGAACCGGGCGTTGTCCAGAATGCGTTCCAGCACGTCGTCGGGTAGCGGGTCGTCGGTGAACTGCCGGATTGCCGCGGT
This genomic window from Mycolicibacterium goodii contains:
- a CDS encoding sensor histidine kinase; this encodes MSFEVAIALASALMLTAVVAVVVVRTRRVVATPTERAVHAALHTASSAARALRRGLDTDSAQTAAPYLRGLTVTQGLALFDGDGQLLALDPDDDALWQTDIVDTCTSTARDSIADQRRMLTGARPMTVVAQPLLTESGDVLGALVVVTANTPGPGMLGAIGEVARYAASQIELAELDASRARLDRAEVLALRAQISPHFIYNALNTIASFVRTDPDRARELILEFADFTRYSFRAAGQYTTLADELRNIDRYLTLERARFGQSLKVRLQVAPEVLNVVVPFLALQPLVENAVRHGLAGQGGGTVEIIARDEGADCVISVEDDGAGMDPEILKAGHGDALADRTDQGAHVGLTNVDHRLRAAFGNDYGLVVETAIGAGTKVMMRVPKFRSGVHAGGGAFG
- a CDS encoding nitroreductase family protein; translated protein: MEFTDVVRTTAAIRQFTDDPLPDDVLERILDNARFAPSGGNRQGTRLVVVRDRETREKLADLSVTGWRRYIAQKRIGENPWNPLHGTAVTEEDLVTVDVPRASPLVDAAVVVVVCVDLGVVAALDQHLDRIGVVPGASVYPFAWNILLSARNEGFGGVLTTMAIAEEPKIKELLAIPDDYAVAAILPLGKPAHQPTRLTRKPVSEIATRERFDGAPF
- a CDS encoding cation acetate symporter; translation: MTGSPLTAAALLFAAVATIAIGAYGVKFSRTTSDFLVASRSVGSRWNAAAISGEYLSAASFLGVAGLIAKYGADALWYPVGFTAGYLGLLLFVAAPLRRSGAYTVPDFAEFRLGSAWLRKVAMLVVVVICVFYLAPQYQGAGLALKTLLGVPVWIGPLLVGTIVIANVVAGGMRSITFVQAFQYWLKLTAIAIPALALLGLFISDRGELGGPLPPSVDQQTTVAIDTDVVVRVVEPAGITVTGTLDGRDVEAAPIGSRGDHTLDAGTTLTLDAGAATPVVAGTPSTGSQWLASGGGLGGGHPLYQVVSIIVATFLGTMGLPHVLVRFYTNPDGRAARRTALAVIALLSLFYLFPTLLGVFSRLYVPQLLITGTADAAVLLAPGAAIGGALGQLLAALVAAGAIAAFLATSSGLLVSVAGALATDVLRGRVRDFRVAAVIGGIIPLPLSLFVSGLELSRSVGLAFAVAASTLCPLLVLGIWWRGLTVVGAVCGLVVGGLVCGSAVLIAVAGGVDENVLDGWPAVMIGYPAAVSVPLAFLTMILISLFTRSTLSGPAVAQIFARMHVPERLGMGVERVPQSR
- a CDS encoding winged helix-turn-helix transcriptional regulator, yielding MVRPCPTGRHDHHNVYSESCPCRALLDLLANKWSALIIGLLEEQGAVRFTELQAQLPGVGAKMLTRTLRRLEGASLVARTVYPEVPPRVEYRLTELGVSVSEPLGQVRAWAENNIDQIERLNPNWEQ
- a CDS encoding DUF732 domain-containing protein, with the protein product MKRVIAPFVAAVGTAIALAAVAHAIPDQGTPAFDEYMQGLERNGYHLNPDTAWRVAHQACVGGIPGYIGLELAAQGVIGPGAQQRVMSVAQQYACPVQ
- a CDS encoding HhH-GPD-type base excision DNA repair protein, yielding MPTLQLVQDPEADALLESNPFALLVGMLLDQQIPMETAFAGPKKLADRIGKVDATHIAEYHPDEFAEKFSETPAVHRFPGSMAKRVQALAQAVVDDYDGDVTAIWTGGDPDGPEVLRRLKRLPGFGDQKARIFLALLGKQYGVTPDGWREAAGDYGKPGTYMSVADVVDAGSLQKVRAYKKDMKAAAKAAKAK
- a CDS encoding LytR/AlgR family response regulator transcription factor; the protein is MSGRALTVLAVDDEAPALDELAYLLGRNPDVAEVLTASDATSALRELNRHTIDAVFLDINMPGLSGIELAGVLTNFAHRPAVVFVTAHDDKAVAAFDVGAVDYLLKPIRQNRLDEAVRRVGAAPAPTADVPPDDQESAVIPAELGGITHLVPRDSIGWVEAEGDYARLHSATGAHLVRIPLSTLETRWRDHGFQRIHRSYLVSLRQVTGLRTADGAVLVRLRANGASPAVELPVSRRQARELRDRLIRDPMRNLKPTGADD